The DNA region ATGCTCGGCAGCCTGGGCGCAATCCTTCTTATCTTCAGCCTCTGCTTTTCCATCAGAGCCTATATCTGGGGTCTTGGCCACAACGGTCTGAATATGACGATCCTCGCCGTTGGTACCAGCATGCTCGTCGCAGTGGCAGCACAGACACAATGGAAGAGTCCCCGCATCTTCCGTCCGCTCGTCAAACTCGGCCAGCGCAGCTATGAGGTCTATCTGACCCATATGTTCGTGATCTTCGCCTTGTTTGGCCTGTTTGTCAGCATCGGTAAGCCTATGCGAGGAGTGCCTGCCTTGTTCCTCGCCGTGATTGTGATTGCGGGGTTGCTCGGAGAGGCGGTTGCGCGCTTCTTCTCTGACCCAATGAATCGCTACCTCCGTAGACGGTTTGGCGATGGTTCCGACAAGCTCGGATCGGTCATCGAAAACGATAGCAGGCTGCAGCACGAGGGGAGCGTTGCGGTATAACGGCGAAGCTCTCCGCTTCGCCGATCTTCTCCTCACATGCATACCAGCCAATTTCGAGCGCACGCGATAAACTCAATCCAGGCAACTATCTGTCCATGCGCATCTTCACCCGTTACATTCTCCGCGAAGTCACCTCCTACGCTTTGCTGGGTGGGACGCTCTTTACTTTTGTGCTTTTCATGCGCGACCTTGGCAAGATCCTCGAACTGGTGGTTCGCGAATCTGCCTCCCTCACCCAGGTTTTCCTGGTTTTTGCTTATACGCTGCCGAGCGCCGTTACCTATACGATCCCGATGGCTGTGCTGGTCGGCATTCTACTGGGCCTCAGCCGTCTCGCCTCCGACAGCGAAATTACAGCGATGCGGGCCAGCGGTATGGGCGCGCTCAGCTTCGTGCGCATCGTCTCTATTGTGGCCGTCGTCGCGCTGGGGCTAGGACTGTTCAACTCTCTCTATCTCGGGCCACGGGCGGCCGCCGGGCTGTTGCGGCTGGGAGATACGCTGAAGTCTTCGCAGGCTTCTTTCGAGGTACAGCCTCGCGTCTTCTACGAAGACTTCCGCAACTATGTTCTCTATGTTCAGAATGTGAAGCCTGCGGCCGGGGCAGCGTTATGGGATCACGTATTCCTCGCCGATCTCACCCAACCCGCCACACCGCATATCACAACGGCGGAACGCGCTATCGTCGTCAGCGGAACGCCCGGCACCTCCGACGCCCAGACCATCCGCTTGCACCTCATCGACGGCGGTCAGCATGAGACCACGGCAACCAATCCGAACCAGTACAACATCATTACCTTTGCTTCCACCGATATTCCCATTGAGACTGAGGCCCCGCCCGACACCCATCTCGGTCGCACCGACACGCCGATACTTGCGCTGCCGTTGCACGAGCTATGGCGGCGGAGCAACCTAAGCGGCGTTCCAGCAACCCTCGCGCGAAGCTACCGCATCGAGTTCCACAAGCGCTTCTCGTATCCCTTCGCCTGCCTGGTGCTGATGCTCGTCGGTGTACCGCTTGGCCTCTCCTCCAAGCGCGGCGGAAAATCGACTGGTTTTGTACTTACGATTCTGCTCGTCTTTATCTACTACTTTCTTTCGTCGGTCGGCGTGGCCTTTGCCAAGAATGGCAGGCTCTCGCCTTTTTTCGGTGTTTGGGGGGCAAACCTCATCTTCGCCGGAGCCGGCATCTTTCTGCTCTACCAGATGTCTCGCGGAAGCCTTGCGCTCGGTGTCTTCTCCAGCCTTGGCGGTTCGTTCAACAAACTGTACGCGCGGCTGGTGTCACGTGGAGGAGCCGGGAGTGTCGCCACAGGACTGACGCCGGATATAGCGACGCTTCTGCGACGGTTTCGTCGCATCTTCCATATTCGATTTCCGCTGCTGCTCGATGACTACGTCATGCGCGAGTACGCCGCCAACTTTGCGCTGATTCTCTCAAGCTTTTCGGCGCTCTCCATTATCTTTACCTTCTTCGAGCTGATCGGCGACATCTTCCGCAACCGCACGCCACTCATTACCGTGGGCGAATATTTACTCAACCTCATTCCTTTTATTCTCTATAACGTCACTCCGCTCTGCGCTCTGGTGGCCGTGCTGGTCACGTTCGGCGCGCTGAGCCGCAGCTCCGAAATTACCGCGATGAAGGCAACGGGCATCAGCCTCTACCGCATCATCACGCCGGTGCTCATCGTCACGATGATGATCTCCGCCGGGCTCTTCGCCTTCGACGAGCTTTATCTTCCCGCGGCCAATCGCCGGCAGGAGGCGCTGCTCTCCGTCATCAAAGACAAGCCTGCGCAGACCTTCCTGCGGCCCGACCGCAAGTGGATCTCCGGCCAGACGACCGAATCCGGCGAACCTTCGCGCATCTTCTACTATCAATTTTTCGACGCCGACAAGAATGTCTTTGCTAACCTGAGCGTCTTCGAGTTCGAGCCGCACACCTTTGCCCTGCAACGGCGCATCTTCGCGTCGAGCGCGCGATGGGATGCCCGCGTGAATCGCTGGGTCTTCGACGACGGCTGGCAGCGCAGCTTCGCAGGGGAGACGGTCGCCTCCTACCAGCCGTTTACCGTAGCCACCTTCCCCGAGATCCGGGAGCAGCCGGGTTATTTCAAGAAAGAAAATATACCCTCGCAGGAGATGTCGTATGGCGAACTCTCGCACTACATCTCCGACCTGAAGCAGAGCGGCTTCGACACGACGCGACTTAGCGTTCAACTCAACCGCAAGGTCGCGTATCCACTCATCACACTGGTCATGGCGATCCTTGCCATTCCGTTTTCGCTTTCGATGGGCAAAAAAGGAAGTCTCGCCGGCATCGCCACCGCCATCGGATTGGCGATTGCCTACTGGGTGGTCGCCGGCCTGTTTGAAGCAATGGGCAATGTGAGCACATTGCCGCCTCTGCTGGCGGCGTGGTCGCCCGACCTTCTTTTCGGTATCGCAGGCACGTACCTCCTGCTTCGTAGCTCCACTTAACCTAACCATCGCGACAAATCACATGTTCTGCGATACGATTAGCCACATCAAGCCATCAAAATAGAATTACCCATCTTTCAAAGAGATCACAGCGCTACACCTGTGTGAAGCCATGCCTCAGAAGCTGTCCGTAGCCATCATCACCCTCAATGAAGAGGCCAACCTCCGCCGCACCCTCGCCAGCGTTCAGTTTGCGGACGAAGTAATCGTTCTCGACTCCGGCTCGACGGATTCAACCCTTGAAATCGCCGGGTCGTTCAAGAACACGAAGGTGTTTTGCGAGGAATGGAAGGGATTCTCTCAACAGAAGAACTCTGCGATTGAGAAGTGCTCCGGCACTTGGGTTCTTTCGCTCGATGCCGACGAAGAACTCTCTCCCGAGTTGCAGACAGAGATACGCCTTCTGCTCATTGGAGAGCCGCGTGCCGATGCCTATCTGCTGCGCCGGCGCAATCTTTTTCTCGGTCGCTGGATACGCTACGGCGGCTACTACCCAGATGCTAAGCTACGCCTCTTCCGTCATCACGCCGCGAACTTTGCGCCCCCGGCCCGGTTCACCGAGCGTCCCGTCCACGAGACCATAACCTTTGAAGGCAAGCTCGAAACGCTCCATCACGATCTCATTCATCATGCTTATCCCACTATCGAGAGCTACATCGAACACATGGATCGATATAGCACCTTGGGCGCGCAAATCGTGATCGAGAGGGGAAAGACCAGCCGCTCCTGGATGGCCTTTTACTGGAATATCGTCGCCGTTCCCACCTTCACCTTCACCTGGAATTACTTCTTCCGACTCGGCTTCCTCGACGGCCGTGAAGGTCTGCTTCTCCATCTCTACCACTCCACTTACACCAGTTGGAAGTATGCAAAGGCCTGGCAGACAATCAGCAAACGCTGACGCCGCCTCAACGAGGCCGCGTATACTTACGGCTCCCGTATACTTATGGATCGATGGAGCGTTCAGCGCCAATCCGTGTTTTGGTCGCCAAGCCCGGCCTCGACGGCCACGATCGTGGCGCAAAGATCATCGCGCGCGCGCTCCGCGACGCAGGCATGGAGGTCATCTACACGGGCTTGCGGCAGACACCGGAGATGATCGTCAATGCCGCGGTGCAGGAAGACGTGGACTGCATCGGCCTTTCCATCCTCTCCGGCGCGCACAACATCA from Edaphobacter paludis includes:
- a CDS encoding glycosyltransferase family 2 protein, which codes for MPQKLSVAIITLNEEANLRRTLASVQFADEVIVLDSGSTDSTLEIAGSFKNTKVFCEEWKGFSQQKNSAIEKCSGTWVLSLDADEELSPELQTEIRLLLIGEPRADAYLLRRRNLFLGRWIRYGGYYPDAKLRLFRHHAANFAPPARFTERPVHETITFEGKLETLHHDLIHHAYPTIESYIEHMDRYSTLGAQIVIERGKTSRSWMAFYWNIVAVPTFTFTWNYFFRLGFLDGREGLLLHLYHSTYTSWKYAKAWQTISKR
- a CDS encoding LptF/LptG family permease, with product MRIFTRYILREVTSYALLGGTLFTFVLFMRDLGKILELVVRESASLTQVFLVFAYTLPSAVTYTIPMAVLVGILLGLSRLASDSEITAMRASGMGALSFVRIVSIVAVVALGLGLFNSLYLGPRAAAGLLRLGDTLKSSQASFEVQPRVFYEDFRNYVLYVQNVKPAAGAALWDHVFLADLTQPATPHITTAERAIVVSGTPGTSDAQTIRLHLIDGGQHETTATNPNQYNIITFASTDIPIETEAPPDTHLGRTDTPILALPLHELWRRSNLSGVPATLARSYRIEFHKRFSYPFACLVLMLVGVPLGLSSKRGGKSTGFVLTILLVFIYYFLSSVGVAFAKNGRLSPFFGVWGANLIFAGAGIFLLYQMSRGSLALGVFSSLGGSFNKLYARLVSRGGAGSVATGLTPDIATLLRRFRRIFHIRFPLLLDDYVMREYAANFALILSSFSALSIIFTFFELIGDIFRNRTPLITVGEYLLNLIPFILYNVTPLCALVAVLVTFGALSRSSEITAMKATGISLYRIITPVLIVTMMISAGLFAFDELYLPAANRRQEALLSVIKDKPAQTFLRPDRKWISGQTTESGEPSRIFYYQFFDADKNVFANLSVFEFEPHTFALQRRIFASSARWDARVNRWVFDDGWQRSFAGETVASYQPFTVATFPEIREQPGYFKKENIPSQEMSYGELSHYISDLKQSGFDTTRLSVQLNRKVAYPLITLVMAILAIPFSLSMGKKGSLAGIATAIGLAIAYWVVAGLFEAMGNVSTLPPLLAAWSPDLLFGIAGTYLLLRSST